From the genome of Bacteroides sp.:
AACACCTGGTGGTTGTCCGCGTGGTGGATGGCGACCCCGAACTGGCTGAAACAGAATTTGTAACGCCTTCCATGTACGGTGCCGCCAATGCCAACGGAACCGGCGATGTGGCCTTTGAACCCGCAGCCGATGGCATCAACGCTGACTTGTATGTCCTGGGTTCGAACAATGGGATCGGAGGCTACCGCAGCCTGTTTCTTGACTTGGTATTCCCCGATTACAGTGCACAGGAGCCAGGAGATCAGTTTGTCCTTCACTGGGATGTCGCTTCTACAGCTACCACCGTGGGTTACCGCGCTGAACACTACAGCGTGCTGATCTCAAATTCCAGCGACAACCCTGAAGACTTCGTCACCGTATGGGAAGAGACTCTATCCACTGATGTTCCCGGGTGGGAATATAGGCCAAGGCAGGTTGACATCTCTGACTATGCCGGCGATGATATTTATGTAGCTATCAGGCACCACGATGTGACCGACATGGACCGCCTGGTTATCGACAACGTGAAGATCATCATGATCCCTGAAGAAGTTGACAGAGAAGAAATGATTGTCTTCCATGAAGACTTCCAGGGTGGGGTCGCCGATGAAGTGGATCCGGAATGGATGCCCGAAGGTTGGACCAAGGTCGATAATGACGCCGACAACTTCAACTGGTACTATGGGGTCAGGACTTCGGGTGAGGTTACCCAAGGGGCCATGAGAAGCGAGTCCTGGGATTCAGTGGGCGAAGTTCCCCTTACCCCCGACAACTGGCTGTTCACACCTTCCATTGCAGTGGTTGAACCCGTGGTAGAAATTTTCACCGTTACCTTTAACGTGGATATGACCTATGCTGAGGCGTTTGATCCGGCCAGTGATGTGGTTTACATTACAGGCAGTCTGTTGGGGTGGGCCGAGCCTGGCACCGATCCTGACAACCAGACAATGAGCCGCGTGGACGACTCCATGATTTGGACCAAAACCTTTGAACTGGAAGCCGGATCCTACGAATACAAATACTTCCTCAACGCAGGTTGGGATGGCGGCGAATGGGATGGCGGCGATAACCGCAGCCTTATCGTTGAAGGCGATATGGAGGTCAACGACTGGTTCGGTTCTCTGACCGACCCCACCTCTGTCATTGAAGTGGAAGGCTCAGAAATCGTGCTTTTCCCCAATCCTGCCCGCACCACCCTGAACATTGTTTCAGGCGATATGATCCGCGAACTCCGCATGATTGATATGCTTGGACAAGTGGTTTATGCTGCTGATGTGGTCGGCGAAAGCCATCAGATCAACCTTGGTTCTTTCCGTAATGGTATCTACTTTATCCAGATTCTGACCGCTAAGGGATTAACCACCCACAGGGTTCAGATCCAGCGATAATTCTGATCATTAATCTTGAAGAAAAGGGCCTCCGCAAGGGGGCCCTTTTTTCCAAAAAGCACTAAATAAGCATGAAAGCCTGCGTGATGAAAAAATATTTCCTGGTAATCCTCATTGTTACCTTCCCTTTTCTGGCACCCGCCCAGCAAATTGACTGGGTTGATGTTTCTTCCGAACATGAATTACCAGAAGGCCTGAAACTATTTCACGGAACCCTAGTGGGCAATAGTACCTTTTTTGCTTATTATTATGAGGTGGATCTGAACGTCCCGGACATAGCCATTCGACCATACATCAGCACCAACAGCAAGCCCATTGGCCAGTTTTGTTCCGATGTCGGCGCCTATGGGGCCATCAACGGGGGGTTTTTCAGCGGTACCACCTCCCTCTCGGCCATCGTTTATCCCGATGAGGTAAAAGCACAGAATGTGGCCGCCGTTACCCGCAACAGCCAGTCATACCCCGTGGTCAGGAGCTTTTTTGGCATAAATGCTGACCGCTCTCTTTCCACCGAATGGATCTATCACTTTGGCCCACAGGTGGAGGACATCTATACTTTCGAGGAACCTCTTCCCTATACCACAAACCATCCAAATCCCCTGTCACCCCCAGCCCAGTCGCAAGGGCAGCCCTATGAGGATTTGCTGGTGGGTATTGGCGGAGGGCCTATGCTGATGAAGGATGGAGCGGTCGAATTTACCTGGGATGAAGAAGTGTTCTGGGGCTCGGGCGTGGATCTGAACACCTACCGACCCCGCACCGCTGTGGGTTACACCGCTGACAACAAGGTCATCATGCTGGTGACCAATTCCTTCAAGATTGAAGACCTGCCTGCCCTGATGGAAAGCCTGGGTTGCCATGGGGCCATGAACCTCGATGGAGGAGGCTCCACAGCTATGGCCCTGGGAAATGAAACACTATATTACCAGAACCGGCCCGTTCCTACCATCCTGGCTGTGGTACATACCGATAGCCTGGGCCTGCCACAGACCCCAACCTTCGAAAAGGTGATGGATACCGGCGATGCAAATACCGAATTCACCGGATCGTGGTTCCCGACTGCCAACGCAGGCTATTGGGGCGATACCCCCTCCCTGCTGCATGGCATTGGCAGCCACGACAACTACTGCCAGTTCAACCCTGATCTAAGCGTCGAGGCAAGTTATGAAGTCTATGGTTGGTGGGTGGCATCTTTTAACCGGGCTACCGACACCCCTTTTATTGTCAATCACGCCAATGGCGCTGACACAGTTTATGTCAACCAATCGGTCAACGGCTCTTCCTGGCAATATATTGGTACTTACACTTTCAACGGCTCTGCGGGTGAAAATATCCGGGTGACGGCCGGGGCAACCACCAACCAATATGTCGTGGCCGATGCGGTCAGGCTGCTTTCCTATGATGAGGGATTTGAAATTCCCGACCCAAGCATCCTTTCCATCCTTCCGGTGGATGACATCGAAGTGCCCTTTGGCACGTCAGAACAAGAAGCCGTTGCCGCCCTGGCAGAAACAACCACCATCGTTGACAGCAACGAAGATACCCATACCGTTTTCCTGAGCTGGTCGGTTGAAAGTTATGACGGAAATACGGCTGGAGATTATGCCGCTTCCGGAACCTTTGCATTGCCAGCCGGAGTGGTGCAAAGTGATCCGGAAACCCCACTGGAAGTTCATGCCACGATTACCGTTTTACAGGATGATACCAGCACGGATGAGCCTGGATTATCAGCGCTTAAGATTTTCCCAAATCCTGGCAGGGGAAAGTTTTTCGTAAGTGGTCATTCGCCTGCACCCCTTTTGCTGGAAGTCTTTTCAATAGAAGGTGCGAGGATAAAAAGCTTTAAAGCCAACGGTGGCTTGGAACTTGAAATCAACCTGCAAAGCTACCCTTCAGGCATTTATTTGCTTAGGGTCAGCAACCCAAAGGGAGCCAAAGCCTTCCGCTTAATAAAAGAATAAGAAAAACGGCCGGCCTTTTGGTTTTCAAAATCCCGGACAAATCATAAGTCCAGGGTTTCTGTCACTTCATCAATCAGGTAAAAGATGGAATGATAGGGAATCCCTGCCTGTGACGACAAACCGATCTCACAGGTTCTGCTTGTGCTGTATCCCTGCCTGACATCCTCTGGCAGCTGATCTTTCAGATGCCTTAAAGCAGCCTGGTTTAATTCGGGATGGGTAAAGCCCCGGTCGCCGGCCCAGCCGCAACAACCCACCTGGTCGGGCACCACCACCTCCCTGGCGCACATCTTTGCAAGCTTTACAAGGTCTTTGTCCAATCCCATTTTCGTGGTGCTGCAAGTAGCATGCACGGTGATGCGTGCATCTTTTGGATGAAACCTCAGCCTGGGGACAAGGTAGTTCAGCGAAAAGGCCACAGGTTCAAATAGCTGCAAATCCTTCGAAAGGGTTTCCTTCATATGCAGCAGACAGGGGCTCATTTCACAAAGCACAGGGTATTTCCCGTTCTCCGTGGCTTTTAGCAGCGCAGCCTCTAGTTCTTCTTCCCTTCGTTTGGCTTCCTTACGGAAACCTTTGCTGGAGAATGCCATTCCGCAGCAAAGGTGATTATAGCCACCTGGAAGGATCACTTCCAGGCCGGCCTTCTCCAGCAGGGAAATGGTTTTATTGACAAGGGCCTCTTTTTCTTCCGTACCGGCAGAAACCCCAAAGGTCCGGTTGATGCAGGTCGGAAAATAAACGACCTTTTTTGGCCCCTTCCGGACTTTGGGTTTTTGAATGCGCGGAGCCCCCTTTGGCGTCTGTTCATTCCATACCGGCGTACCCAATATCTTATGCAAAAAGCCCGTGGTGGAAACCAACAGCCCTTGCCCGAACAACTTTTGTTTATAAAATGCTGTGTTAAGAAACAGCCTTAAAAAAGCGGTCACAAAGCCTATGCTCGAGCCGATGGCCCAGGCCGCGCCCCGGCTGAAGGCCCCGTTATGCTTAAACCGCAGCTCCTTGATCAGGGTTCCGGTGTTGATGTCGACCGGGCAGTTGATCTCACACAGGCCATCTGTGGCACAGGTGGCATCACCTGCATAGGCAAAGGCTTTTTTCAGGTGCCTGTACTCCTCAGAAAAATCCCCCGTACTGGCAAGCTCATGCAAACGGCGGTATACCACGATTCGTTGCCTGGGAGTCAGGGTCAGGTCCTTGGATGGACAGGCAGGCTCACAAAAACCGCATTCAATGCACTGATCGATCAGTTTATGAGCGGCAGGCATGGATTTAATATTCGACAGATGAATGCCCGGGTCTTTGTTGATCAGCACACCGGGGTTCAGAATCCCTGCAGGATCAACGATCTGCTTGATCGTTTTCATCACCCCATAGATGTCCTCCCCCCATTCCCTGGCCACAAATGGTGCCATGTTGCGGCCCGTGCCGTGCTCGGCCTTCAGGCTCCCGTCATATTTCAGGGTAAGCACCGCCAGGGCTTCCATAAAACGCTCGTAGCGTTCTTTTTCCTCCGCCTTTGAGAAATCGGGCATGATCACAAAATGGATATTGCCATCGAGCAGGTGGCCCCAGATGACATACCCCGGGTAATCGAAATCTTCCAGCAAAAGTTTGAGTTCAGTAAGGGCATCGGCCAGCACAGGCGCTCTGAAAGCCAGGTCTTCGATGATGCAGGCGGTGCCGGCTAGCCGGGCTGAAGCTGCCGAGGTAAATAAACCTTCACGCACCCGCCACAGCGAGGCATAAACCGACGAATCATCCGTAAATGAAATGGGGTATAGCGTTGGGATATCCTTCAATCCTTCCACAATTTCATTCATCTGCTTTTGCAGGCTTTGCAGGTCGGAGGCAGAGGTGTCGATCAGAAGGGCCACAGCCGAAGGGTTCAGTGTTTTCAATACGTCAGGCATCCCTGGTTTATCGGCCACTGATTGCAGGGCATTGTAATCCATCAGTTCAGCCGCACTCACCTGCAACTGGCGCAAAGGCATGATGGCCTGGCAGGCATTCCGGATGTTGGGAAAGAAAATCAGGGAAGCAGCCTTTAGCGGAAGATCAGGAACCGTTTCAAAGCTCACCTCAGAGATAAATCCCAGGGTGCCTTCAGCCCCGATCATCAGATGTTCAAGGATGTCAACAGGATCTTCAAAATCGACAAGGGCGTTGACCCCATATCCGCAGGTGTTCTTCAACTGGTATTTATGCCTGATCTTTTCAATCATCTTCGCATTGGCCTTCACCCTTTCCGACAATTGCCGCAGGCCATCCAGCATGGACGCTTGCGACTGCCGAAAGGCCTCGCGGCTTTCTTCCAGGCGGGTATCCAGCAGAGTCCCGTCGGCCATCACCAGGCGCATGCCACGAATGGTATTGTAACTGTTGTATCTGATGCCATAGCTCGATCCGCTGGCATTGTTCGACACGATGCCGCCAATACGGGCGGAGTGGATGGAAGCCGGGCTGGGGCCCAGTTTTCGACCATAGGGCGCCAGGCGGCCGTTGGCCAGCCCCCCGACCAGTCCACAAGCAAAGGTGGCAAAACGGCCATCCTCCGAAATATGGCTGCCGGAATAGCGGTCCCCGATCTCCATCAGCACCGAATCGGTGATGGTTTGCCCGCTCAGACTGGTGCCGCCCGCCTTAAAGGTCAGCGGAATACCCACTTCAAAACAGGCTTTGATCACCGCAATGGCTTCCTGTTCCGATTCCACACGCACGGCCAGTTGTGGGATAAGCCTGTAAAAACTTGCATCCGTACCCTTGCTCAAAAGGTCAACCGGTTTGGTGAAGACTTTCGAACTGCCCAGCTCACGCCGCAAACGCCCGGCCAGCGCTTTCACCTGTTTTTCCATAAGCAGGAATCAATTGATTTTTTCATCTGAGGTTTTTTTAAATAAAAACACTCTTTGCAATCCCCCTTCCAGAGCCTGAAATATTTATTAGATTTGTCAAATGATTAAGGCCTGGTTTGAGCCAAAGTTAGCACATAAAATAAATGCTGCAATGAAGAAATCCATCCTTTCGCTGATGATCGTTTTTTTTCTCCTGCCGGCTTTTGGGCAGGTAAAAACTGGCATAGAGGTCTTGCGTGACCAGGGCTTTGAACCCTTGCGGGGAAAACGTGTGGGACTGATCACCAACCCCACGGGCGTTGACAGCCAACTCCGATCCACCATCGACATCCTGAACGATGCACCTGAAGTAAGCCTGGTGGCCCTTTACGGCCCGGAACATGGCGTGCGGGGCGAATATCCTGCCGGCGAACTGATCGACAACAAGCCCGACCCGGCCACCGGCATACCCATGTTCAGCCTGTATGGTCAGACCCGCAAGCCAACGTCCGAAATGCTTGAAGGGATTGATGTGTTGGTTTACGACATCCAGGACATCGGCTCGCGATCCTACACCTTCATCAGCACCCTGGGACTTGCCATGGAGGCTGCCGCCGAAAATGGCATCGAACTGATGGTGCTCGACCGTCCCAACCCCCTGGGCGGACTGAAGATGGAAGGTCCTCTGGTTGAACCCGAATTTATCTCTTTTGTCAGCCAGTTTCCCATCCCCTATGTGCACGGACTTACGGTGGCTGAGTTGGCTCTGTTCCTTAACGGCGAAGGCCTTTTGGCCAATGGGGCGAAATGCAAGCTTACAGTGATCGAAATGGAAGGCTGGGACCGCTCGCTGACCTTCGAAGAAACCGGCTTGCACTGGGTGCCCT
Proteins encoded in this window:
- a CDS encoding phosphodiester glycosidase family protein encodes the protein MKKYFLVILIVTFPFLAPAQQIDWVDVSSEHELPEGLKLFHGTLVGNSTFFAYYYEVDLNVPDIAIRPYISTNSKPIGQFCSDVGAYGAINGGFFSGTTSLSAIVYPDEVKAQNVAAVTRNSQSYPVVRSFFGINADRSLSTEWIYHFGPQVEDIYTFEEPLPYTTNHPNPLSPPAQSQGQPYEDLLVGIGGGPMLMKDGAVEFTWDEEVFWGSGVDLNTYRPRTAVGYTADNKVIMLVTNSFKIEDLPALMESLGCHGAMNLDGGGSTAMALGNETLYYQNRPVPTILAVVHTDSLGLPQTPTFEKVMDTGDANTEFTGSWFPTANAGYWGDTPSLLHGIGSHDNYCQFNPDLSVEASYEVYGWWVASFNRATDTPFIVNHANGADTVYVNQSVNGSSWQYIGTYTFNGSAGENIRVTAGATTNQYVVADAVRLLSYDEGFEIPDPSILSILPVDDIEVPFGTSEQEAVAALAETTTIVDSNEDTHTVFLSWSVESYDGNTAGDYAASGTFALPAGVVQSDPETPLEVHATITVLQDDTSTDEPGLSALKIFPNPGRGKFFVSGHSPAPLLLEVFSIEGARIKSFKANGGLELEINLQSYPSGIYLLRVSNPKGAKAFRLIKE
- a CDS encoding FAD-binding and (Fe-S)-binding domain-containing protein — encoded protein: MEKQVKALAGRLRRELGSSKVFTKPVDLLSKGTDASFYRLIPQLAVRVESEQEAIAVIKACFEVGIPLTFKAGGTSLSGQTITDSVLMEIGDRYSGSHISEDGRFATFACGLVGGLANGRLAPYGRKLGPSPASIHSARIGGIVSNNASGSSYGIRYNSYNTIRGMRLVMADGTLLDTRLEESREAFRQSQASMLDGLRQLSERVKANAKMIEKIRHKYQLKNTCGYGVNALVDFEDPVDILEHLMIGAEGTLGFISEVSFETVPDLPLKAASLIFFPNIRNACQAIMPLRQLQVSAAELMDYNALQSVADKPGMPDVLKTLNPSAVALLIDTSASDLQSLQKQMNEIVEGLKDIPTLYPISFTDDSSVYASLWRVREGLFTSAASARLAGTACIIEDLAFRAPVLADALTELKLLLEDFDYPGYVIWGHLLDGNIHFVIMPDFSKAEEKERYERFMEALAVLTLKYDGSLKAEHGTGRNMAPFVAREWGEDIYGVMKTIKQIVDPAGILNPGVLINKDPGIHLSNIKSMPAAHKLIDQCIECGFCEPACPSKDLTLTPRQRIVVYRRLHELASTGDFSEEYRHLKKAFAYAGDATCATDGLCEINCPVDINTGTLIKELRFKHNGAFSRGAAWAIGSSIGFVTAFLRLFLNTAFYKQKLFGQGLLVSTTGFLHKILGTPVWNEQTPKGAPRIQKPKVRKGPKKVVYFPTCINRTFGVSAGTEEKEALVNKTISLLEKAGLEVILPGGYNHLCCGMAFSSKGFRKEAKRREEELEAALLKATENGKYPVLCEMSPCLLHMKETLSKDLQLFEPVAFSLNYLVPRLRFHPKDARITVHATCSTTKMGLDKDLVKLAKMCAREVVVPDQVGCCGWAGDRGFTHPELNQAALRHLKDQLPEDVRQGYSTSRTCEIGLSSQAGIPYHSIFYLIDEVTETLDL
- a CDS encoding DUF1343 domain-containing protein; its protein translation is MKKSILSLMIVFFLLPAFGQVKTGIEVLRDQGFEPLRGKRVGLITNPTGVDSQLRSTIDILNDAPEVSLVALYGPEHGVRGEYPAGELIDNKPDPATGIPMFSLYGQTRKPTSEMLEGIDVLVYDIQDIGSRSYTFISTLGLAMEAAAENGIELMVLDRPNPLGGLKMEGPLVEPEFISFVSQFPIPYVHGLTVAELALFLNGEGLLANGAKCKLTVIEMEGWDRSLTFEETGLHWVPSSPHIPHAHSAYFYPVSGILGELYVVNIGVGYTLPFQTFAIDWISDAEELTRRLNGLSIPGVIFRPIHYRAYYTDMKDKMLHGVQVHLTDLHQAPLSLIQFYVLQELHKLYPERNVFQMCQESRLPMFDKVTGTDKVRMAFEKRFLVEDILPIWTRDIPAFREKAEPYFLY